One window of Saccharomyces mikatae IFO 1815 strain IFO1815 genome assembly, chromosome: 8 genomic DNA carries:
- the KIC1 gene encoding putative serine/threonine protein kinase KIC1 (similar to Saccharomyces cerevisiae KIC1 (YHR102W); ancestral locus Anc_5.406), translating to MTAKPQNSKQSIAEGEMDVSSLFKRTEVIGRGKFGVVYKGYNVKTRRVYAIKVLNLDSDSDEVEDVQREIQFLASLKQISNITRYYGSYLKDTSLWIIMEYCAGGSLRSLLRPGKIDEKYIGVIMRELLVALKCIHKDNVIHRDIKAANVLITNEGNVKLCDFGVAAQVNQTSLRRQTMAGTPYWMAPEVIMEGVYYDTKVDIWSLGITTYEIATGNPPYCDVEALRAMQLIIKSKPPRLEGRSYSPSLKEFIALCLDEDPKERLSADDLLRSKFIKAHRATPTSILKELVSRYLLFRDKNKNKYRIEGSIPENEPSKPSETQNTLQTGEGDNAHKSIASNDNELKTVSEEDVEMKWDFDSLSSSDYIIENNINLDALAEDTNNEWATVQHDQFNYAYPDEDSYYFDPTNHNTRPLVYQGTTIGKGYHGTIAQNSTLNAPITNNYTNSKYPSKMVAGTTNTSGTHTTGPMTSSKKLDNKAPKQLLELFEDNEIISGENDVNTEPPKINKSISSLNAANSSREDFIPSVSNEANGNVNNSKIRPHLPPLSNGNNYYSQSTPALPLLQTKFNKASKGPPTSGLTTAPTSIEIEIPEELPNSALLTPASADPVLVPSTKARSSTVTATTPSSSTSVQYKPSSNAPRRLTVSSNRPEHCPGNSANQKVSPMASTTGINLTSSNNNNNHSSNTDDENSRGSSGSNTANSIQIGLTNAANTTKLSTHKASSPSRPLFGVGASPSRKLASSPTQNICHNSIHTNLAPPPTMKPMTSNKDTKDILLQPLNSIPSSSTINTIGGNNGSSAATLNYFSNEKESSRVNGDFKRNNPNLKLQMPLPTPVVRNKLLDPNAAAPPNNNGMPGSAGISTNENINQFGFNTSSASNIPVSMTPISEKHIDFGSKIKRSQSISNRKNSSASEHPLNILGSSVSSNASGISNNGGSNNSIPLAVSSGVTTVNTNTTTTAANSASAATTAPISQQSIPPGTHFNHILGSATVAANSTNSLGLAMYPPPQSLQMEMFLDLESCLPGKQRRVDRKPQVLKELENLLQMFEEGLPCIEHALKEQLISTPIKDNEH from the coding sequence ATGACAGCGAAGCCGCAGAATAGTAAACAGAGCATAGCTGAAGGTGAAATGGATGTGAGTtcacttttcaaaagaacagaaGTTATTGGACGAGGGAAATTTGGTGTGGTTTATAAAGGCTATAACGTGAAAACTAGACGGGTATACGCCATAAAAGTGTTAAACTTGGATTCTGATTCGGATGAGGTGGAGGATGTGCAGCGAGAAATTCAGTTCTTAGCGTCTTTGAAGCAAATTTCTAATATAACGCGGTATTATGGGTCATATTTAAAAGACACAAGCCTTTGGATCATAATGGAATACTGCGCTGGTGGCTCACTTCGTTCATTACTGAGGCCAGGAAAGATCGATGAAAAATACATTGGGGTCATCATGAGAGAACTACTTGTAGCGTTGAAATGCATTCATAAGGATAATGTCATCCATCGAGATATCAAAGCTGCCAACGTTCTGATTACCAACGAAGGTAATGTTAAACTGTGTGATTTTGGTGTCGCTGCACAGGTAAACCAAACTTCTTTAAGACGTCAAACTATGGCCGGGACCCCGTATTGGATGGCCCCAGAGGTGATCATGGAAGGCGTTTATTACGACACCAAAGTAGATATATGGTCTTTGGGTATAACAACGTACGAGATCGCCACTGGGAATCCACCATACTGTGATGTAGAGGCTTTAAGGGCCATGCAACTAATCATCAAGTCAAAACCTCCAAGACTTGAGGGCAGATCTTACAGCCCGTCTTTGAAGGAATTTATTGCACTTTGTCTTGATGAGGATCCAAAGGAGAGATTGTCAGCAGACGATCTTTTAAGATCGAAATTTATTAAGGCCCACAGGGCTACGCCAACATccattttgaaagagttAGTATCACGGTATTTACTATTCAGGGATAAGAATAAGAACAAGTATAGAATAGAGGGAAGTATACCTGAGAATGAACCTTCAAAACCAAGTGAAACTCAAAATACATTACAGACTGGTGAAGGTGACAATGCGCATAAGTCAATCGCATCAAATGATAATGAACTTAAGACAGTAAGCGAAGAGGATGTAGAAATGAAATGGGATTTTGATTCATTAAGTTCTTCGGATTATATCATCGAGAATAATATCAACCTAGATGCTCTTGCAGAGGATACAAACAATGAGTGGGCAACTGTTCAACATGATCAGTTCAACTATGCGTACCCTGACGAAGATTCTTATTACTTTGACCCAACGAATCACAATACCAGACCGTTGGTTTATCAAGGGACAACGATAGGAAAGGGCTATCATGGTACAATAGCTCAGAATTCTACATTAAACGCACCCATAACCAATAACTATACAAACTCAAAATACCCTTCCAAAATGGTAGCTGGAACTACGAACACATCTGGAACACATACCACCGGTCCAATGACATCGTCCAAGAAATTGGACAATAAAGCTCCCAAACAATTACTCGAACTTTTCGAAGACAATGAAATTATTTCGGGAGAGAATGATGTCAATACTGAACCTCctaaaataaacaaatcCATTTCATCTCTGAATGCTGCTAACAGTTCAAGAGAAGATTTTATACCTTCTGTATCCAACGAAGCTAATGGGAATGTTAATAATAGCAAAATACGGCCACATCTGCCACCTTTGTCGAACGGTAACAATTATTATAGCCAAAGTACGCCTGCTCTGCCACTTCTTCAAACCAAGTTCAACAAGGCATCAAAAGGCCCTCCAACAAGTGGACTAACTACTGCGCCAACATCTATAGAGATTGAAATTCCTGAAGAACTACCGAACAGTGCGCTATTGACACCTGCCAGTGCAGATCCAGTACTGGTACCAAGCACAAAGGCCAGGTCCTCAACAGTGACAGCAACCacaccttcttcatctaCCTCAGTACAGTACAAACCATCTTCAAATGCGCCTAGACGATTGACGGTCAGTAGTAATAGACCGGAACATTGCCCAGGCAATTCAGCAAACCAAAAAGTATCTCCTATGGCTTCTACTACCGGAATCAACTTGACTTCTtctaataacaataacaaccATAGTAGCAACACCGATGATGAGAACTCAAGAGGAAGCAGTGGTAGTAATACTGCAAATAGTATACAAATAGGCTTAACCAATGCAGCTAATACGACAAAGTTATCTACTCACAAGGCTTCTTCACCTTCAAGGCCATTGTTTGGAGTGGGCGCTTCTCCCAGTAGGAAACTGGCAAGTTCACCTACCCAAAATATCTGCCATAATAGTATTCATACAAATCTCGCGCCTCCTCCTACCATGAAACCGATGACCAGTAACAAGGATACCAAGGATATTCTCCTGCAACCTTTGAACAGTATACCTAGTTCTTCTACTATTAACACTATTGGTGGCAATAATGGGAGTAGTGCGGCGACCttgaattatttttcaaacgaAAAGGAAAGTTCAAGGGTCAATGGTGACTTCAAGCGCAATAATCCAAATTTAAAACTACAGATGCCATTACCCACACCCGTTGTTAGAAATAAACTTTTAGACCCAAATGCAGCAGCTCCACCAAACAACAATGGCATGCCAGGAAGTGCCGGGATATCCACTAACGAAAATATTAATCAATTTGGGTTCAACACAAGCAGCGCATCCAACATCCCCGTATCAATGACTCCAATCAGTGAAAAACATATCGATTTTGGaagcaaaataaaaaggagTCAAAGCATTTCTAACAGGAAGAATTCTTCTGCCTCGGAACACCCATTGAATATTCTTGGCTCATCTGTTTCTAGTAACGCTTCCGGTATAAGCAACAATGGTGGTTCCAACAATAGTATTCCTCTTGCTGTTAGTTCAGGTGTTACAACAGTTAACACTAATACTACCACCACCGCTGCAAATTCTGCCTCGGCAGCCACAACAGCTCCAATTTCACAACAGAGTATTCCACCCGGAACGCACTTCAATCATATTCTGGGTTCGGCTACAGTGGCTGCAAATTCGACCAATTCTTTAGGCCTTGCTATGTACCCTCCTCCACAGAGTTTACAAATGGAAATGTTTTTGGACTTGGAATCATGTCTGCCAGGAAAGCAAAGGCGGGTAGACAGAAAACCTCAGGTTTTGAAAGAGCTAGAAAATCTTTTACAAATGTTTGAGGAGGGATTGCCATGTATTGAACACGCTTTGAAGGAACAACTAATATCCACGCCTATAAAGGACAATGAACATTAA
- the GRE3 gene encoding trifunctional aldehyde reductase/xylose reductase/glucose 1-dehydrogenase (NADP(+)) (similar to Saccharomyces cerevisiae GRE3 (YHR104W); ancestral locus Anc_5.409) — protein sequence MSSLVTLNNGLKMPLVGLGCWKIDKKVCANQIYEAIKLGYRLFDGACDYGNEKEVGEGIRRAISEGLVARKDVFVVSKLWNNFHHPDHVKLALKKTLNDMGLDYLDLYYIHFPIAFKYVPFEEKYPPGFYTGVDDEKKGHITEAHVPILDTYRALEECVDEGLIKSIGISNFQGSLVQDLLRGCRIKPVALQIEHHPYLTQEHLVEFCRLHNIQVVAYSSFGPQSFIEMDLQLAKTTPTLFENDVIKKISLNHPGSTTSQVLLRWATQRGIAVIPKSSKKERLLGNLEIEKKFTLTEQELKEISALNANIRFNDPWTWLDGKFPTFA from the coding sequence ATGTCTTCATTAGTCACTTTAAACAATGGTTTGAAAATGCCCCTAGTCGGCCTAGGATGCTGGAAAATTGACAAAAAAGTATGTGCCAACCAAATATATGAGGCTATTAAACTAGGATACCGATTATTCGATGGTGCTTGTGACTATGGTAACGAAAAGGAAGTTGGTGAAGGGATCAGAAGAGCGATTTCTGAAGGTCTTGTTGCTAGGAAGGATGTATTTGTCGTTTCTAAGTTATGGAacaattttcatcatcctGATCACGTCAAATTAGCTTTGAAGAAGACGTTGAACGACATGGGGCTTGATTACTTGGACTTGTATTATATTCATTTCCCAATTGCCTTCAAATATGTTCCCTTTGAAGAGAAGTACCCACCAGGATTCTACACAGGTGTAGATGACGAAAAAAAGGGCCATATTACTGAAGCACACGTTCCGATCTTAGATACGTACCGGGCTTTGGAAGAATGTGTTGACGAAGGTTTGATCAAGTCCATTGGTATTTCTAATTTTCAAGGGAGTCTGGTTCAAGATTTGTTGCGTGGCTGTCGGATCAAGCCTGTAGCTTTACAGATCGAACATCATCCTTACTTGACCCAAGAGCATTTAGTAGAGTTTTGTAGGTTACACAATATCCAGGTAGTGGCTTATTCGTCCTTTGGTCCTCAGTCATTCATTGAGATGGACTTACAATTGGCGAAGACCACACCAACTTTATTTGAGAATGATGTAATCAAGAAGATCTCACTAAATCACCCAGGTAGTACTACCTCTCAAGTCCTTTTAAGATGGGCAACCCAAAGAGGTATTGCTGTCATTCCAAAATCttctaaaaaagaaagattacTTGGCAATttagaaattgaaaagaagtttACTTTAACAGAGCAAGAGCTGAAGGAAATTTCTGCTCTGAATGCGAACATCAGATTCAACGATCCGTGGACTTGGTTAGATGGTAAGTTCCCCACTTTTGCCTGA
- the BIG1 gene encoding Big1p (similar to Saccharomyces cerevisiae BIG1 (YHR101C); ancestral locus Anc_5.404) translates to MQIVLRYLLFMVYGSFCASEELRNQTNVPAILFSYKLTPGILRYQEDYDMALTLPRSTFIKAAENFLGTCNANTYVLINQPGLRKLDFLEFETEFISLQRYIKQSSTAIKFEKVDLLPQELYDDLSEFVKEYCDTAKVLRLRGNHTEDFQPFIDNEKRVIIIEYPRLPENTSERREAFRHYDRYLRTILAQIPSPEQKIIYTSLNPGTTLVHESIIPIEIFPSIFDIKSRMGEVEKNNRVLDVPRLPFNDYTPRFSEPPSEYVSVFDSHLIEDNRVLLQLIFTILVGFVLLHLFFTGKRNIVDRKAKNQNHNIRQKSQPQKRQEAQKTPSK, encoded by the exons ATGCAGATAGTGTTAAGATACCTGCTTTTTATGGTGTATGGAAGCTTTTGTGCTTCAGAGGAGTTGCGGAACCAGACCAACGTTCCTGCAATATTATTCTCCTACAAGCT AACTCCTGGTATTTTGAGGTATCAAGAAGATTATGATATGGCACTAACTCTGCCAAGAAGCACCTTCATTAAAGCCgcagaaaattttttaggTACATGCAATGCCAACACATATGTGTTAATTAATCAACCGGGACTGAGAAAACTGGACTTCTTGGAATTTGAAACAGAGTTTATTTCGCTAcagaggtatataaaacaaagtTCGACAGCAATTAAGTTCGAAAAAGTGGATCTACTGCCCCAAGAACTATATGATGACCTTTCAGAGTTTGTGAAAGAGTATTGTGATACAGCCAAAGTATTGAGATTGCGAGGTAATCATACAGAAGATTTTCAGCCTTTCATTGATAATGAGAAAAGAGTAATCATAATTGAGTACCCAAGGTTACCAGAAAACACAAGTGAACGTAGAGAGGCGTTTCGCCATTATGACAGGTACTTGAGGACCATATTAGCGCAGATTCCGTCACcagaacaaaaaatcatCTATACCTCATTGAACCCTGGTACTACATTGGTTCATGAGTCGATTATACCTATCGAAATATTCCCAAGCATTTTTGACATTAAATCTAGAATGGGGGAAGTGGAAAAGAATAACAGAGTGTTGGATGTGCCTCGTCTACCATTCAATGACTATACTCCGCGGTTCTCAGAACCACCTTCGGAATATGTTTCAGTCTTTGACTCACACTTGATTGAAGATAACAGGGTCTTATTACAGCTGATTTTCACGATCTTAGTTGGATTCGTTCTGCTTCACCTCTTTTTTACAGGTAAAAGGAATATTGTTGATAGGAAGGCCAAAAATCAAAACCACAACATAAGGCAGAAATCACAACCGCAAAAACGACAAGAGGCTCAGAAAACGCCTTCTAAATAA
- the TRR2 gene encoding thioredoxin-disulfide reductase TRR2 (similar to Saccharomyces cerevisiae TRR1 (YDR353W) and TRR2 (YHR106W); ancestral locus Anc_5.411), with amino-acid sequence MIKHTVLPFKSNLISLGTCVWSRMIHHKVTIIGSGPAAHTAAIYLARAEMRPTLYEGMMANGIAAGGQLTTTTEIENFPGFPESLSGSELMERMRRQSVKFGTNIITETVSRVDLSSKPFKLWTEFNEDANPVTTDAIILATGASAKRMHLPGEETYWQKGISACAVCDGAVPIFRNKPLAVIGGGDSACEEAEFLTKYGSKVYILVRKDHFRASVIMKRRIEKNPNIIVLFNTVALEAKGDGKLLTMLRIKNTKSSVENDLEVNGLFYAIGHNPAIDIVKGQVDEADTGYIKTVPGSSLTSIPGFFAAGDVQDSRYRQAVTSAGSGCIAALDAERYLSFQEQP; translated from the coding sequence ATGATAAAACATACTGTATTGCCATTCAAATCGAATTTGATCAGCCTAGGTACATGTGTGTGGTCAAGAATGATTCATCATAAGGTCACCATCATAGGTTCTGGCCCCGCTGCTCACACTGCAGCCATATACTTGGCAAGAGCAGAAATGAGGCCCACATTATACGAAGGAATGATGGCCAATGGTATTGCAGCCGGTGGTCAACTGACAACAACTACTGAAATCGAAAATTTCCCGGGGTTTCCTGAGTCGTTAAGTGGTAGTGAATTGATGGAAAGAATGAGGCGGCAGTCTGTCAAGTTTGGTACTAACATAATTACCGAAACTGTCTCTAGAGTCGATTTATCTTCAAAACCATTTAAATTATGGACCGAATTTAATGAAGATGCAAATCCTGTGACCACGGACGCTATAATCTTGGCCACGGGTGCCTCTGCCAAAAGAATGCATCTGCCGGGGGAGGAAACATACTGGCAAAAGGGTATCTCTGCCTGTGCGGTGTGTGATGGTGCAGTTCCAATATTTAGAAACAAGCCGTTAGCTGTAATTGGTGGAGGTGATTCCGCATGCGAAGAAGCGGAATTCCTAACGAAGTATGGATCGAAAGTGTATATATTGgtaagaaaagatcatttTCGTGCATCTGttataatgaaaaggagAATCGAGAAGAATCCCAACATCATTGTTCTGTTCAATACAGTGGCATTAGAAGCTAAGGGGGATGGCAAGTTATTGACTATGTTGAGGATCAAGAATACCAAGAGTAGTGTAGAAAATGACTTGGAAGTGAATGGACTATTTTATGCAATAGGTCACAATCCTGCAATAGATATTGTCAAGGGACAAGTAGATGAAGCAGACACGGGCTACATTAAAACTGTGCCTGGCTCGTCTTTGACTTCTATACCAGGGTTTTTTGCCGCAGGAGACGTTCAAGACTCTAGATATAGACAGGCTGTTACCTCTGCTGGTTCTGGATGCATTGCTGCTTTAGATGCAGAGCGGTATTTGAGTTTTCAGGAACAACCTTAA
- the YPT35 gene encoding Ypt35p (similar to Saccharomyces cerevisiae YPT35 (YHR105W); ancestral locus Anc_5.410) translates to MNDKISILPPEPIQLLDEDTTEAEFEVDSQQENEEPLSTSNSDSNNSCSNDRGPTFTRTRPRRSSSINSSFSFQKAHVSDCTIVNGDHGTKFAVWRITIFLEPNSNVVAAKKESYKVQTYKRYSDFVKLRDDLLTRLKTAKPEKLHCLQIPKLPPSVQWYSTWKYQQVNLNKDWLAKRQRGLEYFLNHTILNSGLVEIAKDILVQFLESSKSFA, encoded by the coding sequence ATGAACGATAAGATATCCATTCTACCTCCTGAACCCATCCAGCTTCTTGACGAGGACACTACAGAGGCTGAATTCGAAGTTGACtcacaacaagaaaatgaagagcCTCTCAGCACGTCAAATAGTGATAGTAACAATAGCTGTAGCAATGATCGGGGCCCCACATTTACCAGAACTAGACCCAGGCGGAGCAGCTCTATCAATTCCAGCTTTAGTTTCCAAAAGGCTCACGTCAGCGATTGCACCATAGTCAATGGAGACCATGGAACAAAGTTTGCTGTCTGGAGAATtaccatttttcttgagcCCAACTCAAACGTTGTAGCTGCCAAGAAGGAAAGCTATAAAGTCCAGACCTATAAACGATACTCTGATTTCGTCAAATTACGGGACGATTTACTAACAAGATTAAAGACAGCAAAGCCTGAGAAGCTACACTGTTTACAGATTCCTAAATTGCCCCCTTCAGTTCAGTGGTACAGCACCTGGAAGTATCAGCAGGTGAACCTAAACAAAGACTGGCTAGCTAAAAGACAAAGAGGGCTCGAATACTTTCTCAATCACACCATTCTTAACAGCGGACTGGTAGAGATTGCTAAGGATATACTAGTTCAGTTTCTTGAATCTTCAAAGAGTTTTGCATAG
- the SBE22 gene encoding Sbe22p (similar to Saccharomyces cerevisiae SBE2 (YDR351W) and SBE22 (YHR103W); ancestral locus Anc_5.407) yields the protein MSSIQEGDTKAHLHSLKEGEATGRRSERLPKQRSIVGSHIQRPLSQTTLGRSRAGSNTVSKVSGLDIARRPSENLLLNMNCNSVDSDGTMLNSFINSALPPPKVNSVQTRTERPTSNSSIGTKTTEVFSSTSTSSSLGDTSDEGENNDTEKSKINTVPKMLMEKNTQSICVNANRTRKTSNRTIVEASPNNAKVALQKSMSFDETAAQRSKSKSRHSYQEQFFSMRNEPSLLNNQQRSRAKSQSYSSSGYNNTNISPPLKTFGITSKFSNVTSRTDASSLEFNVSSQKPLNCKPLTPSQKYRLRKEQSELNLRNTIKRKEKYYDSQEQILELQEGDIDDSLIWNVPMASYSTNSFLASAKPDDLNNLDAKNELSEYTGGLMNANFDNSDIKQNHRYSNISFASTTSNTSILDFNEMPTSPIPGLNKVSDFQFIQDTTKSLASVYLHSSNRLSRTKLSERTKSSDFLPIELKEAHNQGMEDLILVSESKLDAVSHSRPSWLPPKDRQEKKIHERQINKSMSVASLDQLVRNKDRDERLIRDETNRQKYVLLLDRDITRNSSLQSLNKMVWDTPFSDETRSVIYSEILQSKTRFITKNYIQPFHELQELLTKMGDFPKNKEIELSQIIETSLRRKVSGLREVSADLMLLLKIKSISSQGIVAGDELLFHHFLVSESFQKLGLDEIWNVVNLVQMTCFNELCKEKFDAKVLERKGVVAGYLSQNDEFKDEFNTECINSTTWWNILERVDHKLFMWIMDVIVVNNSQSYKNSPINEDMFANKDWEYYRSKKVIINYKILASFALNVLLNYHFGFSDLKGLCNVDEQRFCIPVFVDDEFVDTDIMNDVFIKKWAYYYKKF from the coding sequence ATGTCATCAATTCAAGAAGGGGACACTAAGGCTCATCTGCACTCGCTTAAAGAAGGTGAAGCTACTGGTCGTCGTAGCGAGAGACTTCCAAAGCAAAGAAGCATCGTCGGGTCCCATATCCAACGTCCACTATCTCAAACAACGTTAGGAAGATCAAGGGCGGGGAGCAATACAGTCAGTAAGGTTTCTGGTTTAGATATTGCTCGAAGACCAAGTGAaaatttattattgaaCATGAACTGTAATAGCGTTGATAGTGACGGGACTATGCTAAATTCATTCATTAACTCTGCTTTGCCGCCACCGAAAGTAAATTCTGTTCAAACGAGAACTGAGCGGCCTACTTCCAACAGTTCAATAGGTACCAAGACCACGGAAGTATTCTCATCCACGTCCACATCGTCATCATTGGGAGATACCAGTGATGAAGGAGAAAATAACGATACtgaaaaatctaaaatAAACACTGTTCCCAAAATGTTGATGGAAAAGAACACTCAGAGTATATGTGTTAACGCAAATAGAACGAGAAAGACAAGTAACCGCACCATTGTGGAAGCAAGCCCGAATAACGCCAAAGTTGCGCTGCAGAAAAGCATGTCCTTTGACGAAACCGCTGCGCAGAGATCCAAGAGTAAATCTAGACACTCTTATCAAGAacagtttttttcaatgagaAACGAACCATCGTTACTCAACAACCAACAAAGATCGCGTGCTAAATCGCAATCATACTCCTCATCGGGATATAATAACACTAATATTTCTCCACCTTTAAAAACTTTTGGCATCACCTCGAAATTTTCTAATGTAACTAGTCGGACAGACGCTTCCTCCTTAGAATTCAATGTTTCATCACAGAAGCCTCTGAATTGCAAGCCATTAACCCCATCCCAAAAATACAGACTTCGTAAGGAGCAATCGGAGCTGAACTTGAGAAATACCatcaagagaaaagagaaatattATGATAGTCAAGAACAAATTCTTGAGTTACAAGAAGGagatattgatgattcGTTAATTTGGAATGTTCCTATGGCATCATACTCTAcgaattcttttttggcgTCTGCCAAGCCTGATGATTTAAACAACTTGGACGCCAAGAATGAGCTATCGGAGTATACTGGAGGTTTAATGAATGCCAATTTTGATAACTCTGATATAAAGCAAAATCATAGATATTCAAACATTTCGTTTGCAAGCACAACGTCGAATACTTCAATATTAGATTTCAATGAGATGCCCACATCTCCGATTCCTGGTTTGAACAAAGTATCTgattttcaatttattCAAGATACAACCAAGAGTCTAGCTTCAGTTTATTTGCATTCTTCTAACAGACTTTCAAGGACTAAATTGTCTGAAAGAACCAAGTCTTCTGATTTCTTGCCAATCGAACTAAAAGAAGCCCACAATCAAGGTATGGAAGATTTGATACTTGTATCAGAGAGCAAGCTGGATGCAGTCAGTCATTCAAGACCAAGTTGGTTGCCACCAAAGGACCgtcaagagaaaaaaatccatGAAAGGCAAATTAACAAAAGCATGAGTGTTGCATCCCTTGACCAACTGGTCAGGAATAAAGACAGAGACGAACGATTAATTAGAGACGAAACAAATAGGCAAAAGTACGTTCTGCTTTTGGACAGAGATATAACAAGAAATTCCTCTTTACAAAGCCTAAATAAAATGGTTTGGGATACTCCGTTTAGTGATGAGACGCGATCAGTAATTTACAGCGAAATTCTACAAAGCAAGACTAGATTTATTACTAAGAACTATATTCAACCATTTCACGAGCTACAAGAACTTCTAACAAAAATGGGGGATTTTCctaaaaacaaagaaattgaattaTCGCAGATTATCGAAACAAGTTTGAGGCGAAAAGTGAGCGGTTTACGTGAAGTATCCGCTGATTTGATGCTgctattgaaaataaaatccaTCTCATCACAGGGCATAGTTGCTGGCGATGAACTTCTTTTCCATCACTTCTTGGTGAGCGAatcatttcaaaaattaGGACTGGACGAAATTTGGAATGTGGTTAATTTGGTACAAATGACATGCTTCAATGAGCTTTGTAAAGAAAAGTTCGATGCTAAGGTTTTGGAACGTAAGGGTGTTGTAGCTGGATATTTATCACAGAATGACGAGTTTAAAGATGAATTTAATACGGAATGTATCAACTCTACCACTTGGTGGAACATTCTGGAACGGGTTGATCATAAACTCTTCATGTGGATCATGGATGTGATAGTAGTGAACAATTCTCAAAGTTACAAGAATAGCCCAATCAATGAAGATATGTTTGCTAACAAAGACTGGGAGTATTACCGCTCCAAGAAAGTGATAATTAATTATAAGATCTTAGCGTCATTTGCATTGAATGTGTTATTAAACTATCATTTTGGGTTCAGTGATTTAAAGGGTCTTTGTAACGTGGACGAACAGAGATTTTGCATTCCCGTATTCGTCGATGATGAATTTGTGGACACTGATATCATGAACGATGTATTCATCAAGAAATGGGCATATTACTACAAAAAGTTTTGA
- the GEP4 gene encoding phosphatidylglycerophosphatase (similar to Saccharomyces cerevisiae GEP4 (YHR100C); ancestral locus Anc_5.403) yields MNISGTLNTLRLLYNPSLCKPSLVVPTFNDLPIPIHDSIKAVVVDKDNCIAFPHDNNIWPDYSQHWESLKSKYPNKALLIVSNTAGSASDESYLQAKFLEDKTGIPVLRHSTKKPGCYSEILDYFYRNKTITNPKEVAVVGDRLFTDILMANMMGSYGVWIRDGVKLSSNPLSKFEKKLYNILGF; encoded by the coding sequence ATGAATATTAGTGGCACTTTGAATACGCTTCGCTTACTTTATAATCCATCCTTGTGTAAGCCTAGTCTAGTTGTCCCCACTTTCAATGACCTCCCTATACCAATTCATGATTCTATAAAGGCCGTGGTTGTGGATAAAGACAACTGTATCGCCTTTCCCcatgataataatatatggCCAGACTACTCTCAACATTGGGAATCTCTAAAATCGAAGTACCCTAATAAAGCGCTTTTGATCGTTAGCAATACTGCGGGTTCCGCTTCTGATGAGAGTTATTTGCAGGCCAAATTTTTGGAAGACAAGACAGGTATACCGGTGTTGAGGCACTCTACAAAGAAGCCAGGTTGCTACAGCGAAATTTTAGATTATTTTTATAGGAACAAAACTATAACAAACCCTAAGGAAGTGGCGGTTGTTGGGGATAGGCTTTTCACTGACATCTTGATGGCAAATATGATGGGTTCATATGGGGTATGGATTCGAGATGGTGTTAAACTATCATCAAATCCTCTCtctaaatttgaaaaaaagctgTATAACATTTTGGGATTCTGA